One genomic window of Gadus chalcogrammus isolate NIFS_2021 unplaced genomic scaffold, NIFS_Gcha_1.0 GACHA039, whole genome shotgun sequence includes the following:
- the LOC130378000 gene encoding frizzled-8-like — protein MTCEPITVPMCRDVGYNLTHMPNQFHHYSQEEVGLEVHQFWPLVRIRCSPDLLFFLCSVYTPICMPDYGRPLPPCRAVCERAKRGCSPLMRQYGFQWPPRMNCERLPRQGDPLQLCMDRNASDERPPAATAAAPPPSKPPPHLLLPAAAPPRRRPAPSAPRGCDPECPCWPPSSSSSSSSGSSWRRDTPPAAGCPAPCVRPHLTANQQAFTRLWLGLWAGLCFLSTAATLATFLMDRARFTYPELPVVYLAACSLGVAAGYLLRLAAGHRAVACAAADGGGAGPALARGAAATGSPLCMLVFLLLYFFGMAGAVWWLLLSLTWYLAAGLKWSSEAIAGHAHYYHLAAWLLPGGQTVAVLALGAVDGDAAVGVCYVGGGRGLGLVLAPLLLYLLAGAGFLSAGFVSLFRIRRVIRGGGGAGPGAALKSRKLERLMVRLGLFTVLYMVPAVAVVTCLAYEQHRRREACASCPAPHRRQRGGALAAGEEAWPEHAVLMLKHFMTLVGGVTSGVWVWSGKTLGAWSGFLSRRCCPAAALGAGPGPRPSEGSTCSEASSALTHRTAITPSTLHAKSSAPPSL, from the coding sequence ATGACGTGTGAACCCATCACGGTGCCCATGTGCCGCGACGTGGGCTACAACCTGACGCACATGCCCAACCAGTTCCACCACTAcagccaggaggaggtggggctggaggtgCACCAGTTCTGGCCGCTGGTGCGGATCCGCTGCTCGCCGGACCTGCTCTTCTTCCTGTGCAGCGTGTATACGCCCATCTGCATGCCCGACTATGGCCGCCCGCTGCCGCCCTGCCGCGCGGTGTGCGAGCGCGCCAAGCGCGGCTGCTCGCCGCTCATGCGGCAGTACGGCTTCCAGTGGCCGCCGCGCATGAACTGCGAGCGGCTGCCGCGCCAGGGGGACCCTCTGCAGCTCTGCATGGACCGCAACGCCAGCGACGAGcggccccccgccgccaccgccgccgccccgcccccgtccaaaccccccccccacctcctcctccccgccgccgcccccccgcgccgacgccccgccccctccgcccccagGGGCTGCGACCCCGAGTGTCCCTGctggcccccctcctcctcctcctcctcttcgtccggGTCATCGTGGCGACGGGACACGCCCCCGGCGGCGGGATGCCCCGCCCCCTGCGTGCGGCCGCACCTCACGGCCAACCAGCAGGCCTTCACGCGGCTGTGGCTAGGGCTGTGGGCGGGGCTGTGCTTCCTGTCCACGGCGGCCACGCTGGCCACCTTCCTGATGGACCGCGCCCGCTTCACCTACCCCGAGCTGCCCGTCGTCTACCTGGCCGCCTGCTCGCTGGGCGTGGCCGCCGGCTACCTGCTCCGGCTGGCCGCCGGCCACCGCGCCGTGGCGTGCGCGGCGGCCgacggcgggggggcggggcctgcgcTGGCGCGGGGCGCAGCCGCCACCGGCTCGCCGCTGTGCATGCTGGTCTTCCTGCTGCTGTACTTCTTCGGCATGGCGGGCGCCGTGTGGTGGCTGCTGCTGTCGCTCACCTGGTACCTGGCGGCCGGCCTCAAGTGGAGCAGCGAGGCCATCgcgggccacgcccactacTACCACCTGGCCGCCTGGCTGCTGCCCGGCGGGCAGACGGTGGCCGTGCTGGCGCTGGGCGCCGTGGACGGCGACGCCGCCGTGGGCGTGTGctacgtggggggggggcggggcctggggctGGTGCTGGCGCCGCTGCTCCTCTACCTGCTGGCCGGCGCCGGCTTCCTGTCGGCCGGCTTCGTCTCGCTGTTCCGCATCCGCCGCGTGATCcgcggagggggcggagccgggcCGGGCGCCGCCCTGAAGAGCCGCAAGCTGGAGCGCCTGATGGTGCGGCTGGGGCTGTTCACCGTGCTCTACATGGTGCCCGCCGTCGCCGTGGTGACCTGCCTGGCGTACGAGCAGCACCGGCGGCGGGAGGCGTGCGCgtcctgccccgccccccaccgCCGGCAGAGGGGCGGGGCCCTGGCGGCCGGCGAGGAGGCGTGGCCCGAGCACGCCGTGCTGATGCTGAAGCACTTCATGacgctggtggggggggtgacctcaggggtgtgggtgtggtcgGGGAAGACGCTGGGCGCGTGGAGCGGCTTCCTGTCGCGGCGCTGCTgcccggcggcggcgttgggggcggggccagggccgCGGCCGTCCGAGGGCTCCACCTGCAGCGAGGCGAGCTCCGCCCTCACGCACCGCACCGCCATCACGCCGTCCACGCTGCACGCCAAGTCCTCGGCCCCGCCCTCGCTGTGA